The following are from one region of the Coffea eugenioides isolate CCC68of chromosome 2, Ceug_1.0, whole genome shotgun sequence genome:
- the LOC113761174 gene encoding CDGSH iron-sulfur domain-containing protein NEET codes for MASMASARVAPAGFSYGRPPFSASEKPRRTVVVRAEAVNPGIRKTEDKVVDSVVITELNKPLTAYCRCWRSGTFPLCDGSHVKHNKATGDNVGPLLVKKQ; via the exons ATGGCGTCCATGGCTAGTGCAAGGGTAGCTCCTGCTGGATTCTCATACGGCAGGCCTCCATTTTCTGCTTCAGAGAAGCCGAGGAGAACGGTGGTGGTGAGGGCTGAAGCCGTAAACCCGGGTATCAGGAAGACCGAAGACAAAGTGGTGGACTCTGTTGTTATCACCGAGCTGAATAAGCCTCTCACTGCTTACTGCAG GTGTTGGCGGTCTGGGACTTTCCCTTTATGCGATGGAAGCCATGTGAAGCACAATAAGGCTACCGGAGACAATGTTGGGCCTCTGCTAGTGAAGAAGCAGTGA
- the LOC113760127 gene encoding xyloglucan galactosyltransferase XLT2, translated as MLPISMTTPPSKPPSKPKNPELSSNRKNYSNLFQPYLSFHHPGTCLLLAILLLHIFLLLSARSLPFFPTSHPSKILFPPSTTVTPGHSATLDVDGSNQTALNLNVLCPYGKVYVYDLPSFFNHELLKNCHELSPWNSGCDLFSNHGFGKVANGISKLVPENLRHAWHWTDQFALEMLHHNRMMNYRCRSLEPESATAFYIPFYAGLAVGKYLWYNHTFEDRDRYCEMMLDWVNNQPYWNRSHGWDHFITMGRITWDFRRIEGRVWGSSCIYMPGMRNITRLLIERNPWDYFDVGVPYPTGFHPSTASDVTGWQDFVRQHQRKTLYCFAGGTRGFYRNDFRGLLLSQCYNNSDACRVVDCTGSKCSNGTSAILESFLDSDFCLQPRGDSFTRRSIFDCMVAGSIPVFFWRRTAYMQYAWFLPSQPDSYSVFIHRGEVQNGTTSIRAVLESISKEKVKMMREKVIEYLPRIVYAKPNEGLEGIKDAFDIAVEGVLRRVKQKEGVYK; from the coding sequence ATGCTTCCTATATCTATGACAACCCCTCCTTCTAAACCTCCTTCAAAACCCAAAAACCCCGAATTATCATCAAACCGAAAGAACTACTCCAACTTATTTCAGCCTTACCTCTCATTTCACCATCCTGGTACATGCCTCCTCCTCGCCATTCTCCTCCTCCACATATTCCTCCTCCTCTCCGCTCGCTCTCTCCCTTTCTTCCCCACTTCCCACCCCTCAAAAATCCTCTTCCCTCCTTCCACTACCGTCACACCTGGTCACTCCGCCACCCTTGATGTTGATGGCTCTAACCAAACGGCCCTGAACTTGAACGTCCTCTGCCCATATGGTAAAGTCTACGTTTATGACCTCCCATCATTTTTTAACCATGAATTGCTAAAAAATTGCCATGAGCTGAGCCCCTGGAACTCAGGCTGCGACTTGTTTTCGAATCACGGCTTCGGAAAAGTCGCAAATGGGATTTCAAAACTTGTCCCCGAAAATCTCAGGCATGCATGGCACTGGACTGACCAATTTGCTTTGGAGATGCTTCACCACAACCGAATGATGAATTATCGTTGCAGAAGTTTGGAGCCCGAATCTGCTACTGCGTTCTACATACCTTTTTACGCGGGACTAGCAGTGGGAAAGTACCTATGGTATAATCATACATTCGAGGACCGCGATCGGTACTGCGAGATGATGCTGGATTGGGTGAATAATCAGCCTTACTGGAACAGATCCCACGGCTGGGATCATTTTATTACAATGGGCCGGATCACATGGGATTTCCGCCGAATCGAAGGCCGCGTCTGGGGATCCAGCTGTATTTACATGCCTGGAATGAGAAACATCACGCGCTTGTTGATAGAGCGCAACCCGTGGGACTATTTCGATGTCGGTGTGCCATATCCCACCGGATTCCACCCCAGCACAGCCTCTGACGTCACGGGCTGGCAGGATTTTGTACGCCAGCATCAGCGGAAGACTCTATACTGCTTCGCGGGAGGCACACGCGGGTTTTACAGGAACGACTTTAGAGGACTGTTACTGAGTCAGTGCTACAACAACTCGGACGCTTGCCGAGTCGTGGATTGCACCGGCTCCAAGTGCTCTAACGGGACTTCAGCAATTCTCGAATCGTTTCTGGACTCGGACTTTTGTTTACAGCCGAGGGGTGACAGTTTCACTCGTCGGTCCATTTTTGATTGCATGGTGGCCGGTTCAATCCCGGTTTTCTTCTGGAGGAGAACGGCTTACATGCAGTACGCTTGGTTTTTACCCAGTCAACCGGACAGTTACTCGGTGTTCATACACAGGGGAGAGGTGCAGAATGGAACCACGTCAATTAGAGCGGTCCTTGAGAGCATAAGCAAAGAGAAGGTAAAAATGATGAGAGAAAAAGTAATCGAATATCTACCAAGAATTGTGTATGCAAAACCAAACGAGGGGTTGGAAGGCATTAAAGATGCATTTGATATAGCCGTTGAGGGGGTTTTGAGGAGGGTTAAACAAAAAGAGGGTGTTTACAAGTGA
- the LOC113760126 gene encoding DEAD-box ATP-dependent RNA helicase 7, protein MPSLAVAGKCSSEISKDRKKKKAKNAEAEAQKSPELDSSMEQKFKKEKKSKKTKISNSDSDSEELKKQKKKEKKRKAAVIDGDNVNEEERSDTSSELGEPMNLMKKKAKLTEVDEDDDEKSVKEEHPNALTKFRISERLREALKVKGIEYLFPIQAMTFDTVLDGSDLVGRARTGQGKTLAFVLPILESLTNGPAKAARKTGYGRAPSVLVLLPTRELACQVFTDFELYGGALGLTSCCIYGQSPYRQQEIQLKRGVDIVVGTTGRVKDHIERENINLSSLRFRVLDEADEMLKMGFVDDVEFILGKVESASEVQTLLFSATLPDWVKQIAAKFLKPDKKTVDLIGNEKMKASASVRHIVLPCSTSARAQLIPDIIHCYSRGGQTIIFTETKDSASELAGLLPGARALHGDIQQSQREVTLSGFRSGKFTTLVATNVAARGLDIDNVQLIIQCEPPRDVEAYIHRSGRTGRAGNTGVAVMLYDPRRSNISKIERECGVKFEHVSAPQPADIAEAAGAEAAEKISQISDSVIPAFKAAAEELLNNSNLSPVELLAKALAKAAGYSEIKSRSILTSMENHVTLLLECGRPIYTPSFAYSVLRRFLPEEKVESIKGLALTADGKGAVFDVAAEDLDLFLKGQEGAGGVSLDVVKLLPRLQDRDQVRGARFGSGGRGGFSDRRGGGNRFSGGRGGRGGSSDRRNGQFSKSPSGGGGFRNNSRKW, encoded by the exons ATGCCTTCATTAGCCGTTGCTGGAAAGTGTTCATCAGAGATTTCCAAAGacaggaaaaagaagaaagcgaAAAACGCCGAAGCCGAGGCTCAAAAATCCCCTGAATTGGACTCTTCCATGGAGCAAAAATTTAAGAAAGAGAAGAAGTCAAAAAAGACCAAGATCAGTAATTCGGACTCTGATTCCGAAGAACTgaagaagcagaagaagaaggagaagaagcgAAAGGCGGCGGTGATTGACGGTGACAATGTCAATGAAGAGGAGAGGAGTGATACGAGCTCGGAGTTGGGGGAGCCGAtgaatttgatgaagaaaaaggCTAAGTTAACGGAGGTAGACGAAGATGATGACGAGAAGAGTGTGAAAGAGGAGCATCCGAATGCTTTAACGAAGTTTAGGATATCGGAGAGGTTGAGAGAGGCATTGAAAGTAAAGGGAATTGAATATTTGTTTCCGATTCAGGCCATGACTTTTGATACCGTTTTGGATGGGTCTGATTTGGTCGGTCGAGCTCGCACTGGTCAG GGTAAAACGTTGGCCTTTGTGCTGCCTATACTGGAGTCCTTGACAAATGGACCTGCAAAAGCAGCACGAAAGACTGGATACGGGAGGGCACCTAGTGTTCTTGTACTTTTACCCACTAGGGAATTGGCCTGCCAG GTGTTTACTGACTTTGAACTGTATGGTGGAGCATTGGGTCTGACATCTTGTTGTATATACGGGCAATCCCCTTACAGACAGCAAGAGATTCAACTAAAAAGAGGGGTTGACATAGTAGTAGGCACTACTGGCCGTGTTAAG GATCACATAGAGAGGGAGAATATCAACTTGAGCTCATTGAGGTTCCGTGTTCTTGATGAAGCTGATGAAATGCTGAAGATGGGTTTTGTTGACGATGTTGAGTTTATTCTAG GCAAGGTTGAAAGTGCAAGCGAAGTTCAAACACTCCTTTTTAGCGCCACGTTACCTGATTGGGTGAAGCAA ATTGCAGCCAAGTTCCTGAAACCTGATAAGAAAACTGTAGACCTAATTGGCAATGAGAAAATGAAGGCTAGTGCAAGTGTCAGGCATATTGTCCTGCCTTGCTCTACTTCAGCAAGAGCCCAACTTATTCCTGACATTATTCATTGCTATAGCAG AGGAGGTCAAACTATTATTTTCACTGAGACAAAGGATTCAGCTTCTGAACTTGCTGGCTTATTGCCAGGAGCACGTGCTTTGCATGGTGACATACAGCAGTCCCAGCGAGAG GTTACACTCAGTGGCTTCAGATCCGGAAAGTTCACCACATTAGTGGCCACAAATGTGGCAGCACGTGGATTGGACATTGACAATGTCCAGTTGATAATCCAG TGTGAGCCCCCACGAGATGTAGAAGCATATATCCATCGTTCTGGACGTACAGGCAGAGCGG GGAACACTGGTGTTGCTGTAATGCTTTATGATCCTAGGAGATCAAACATTTCTAAGATAGAAAGAGAATGTGGTGTGAAGTTTGAACATGTATCTGCTCCACAGCCAGCTGATATTGCTGAAGCAGCTGGTGCAGAAGCTGCAGAAAAAATTTCCCAAATCTCTGACAG CGTCATTCCGGCATTTAAGGCTGCTGCAGAGGAGCTACTGAACAACTCTAATTTATCCCCAGTAGAACTTCTTGCAAAAGCTCTTGCCAAGGCTGCT GGTTATTCAGAGATCAAGAGTCGTTCAATTCTTACTTCCATGGAAAACCATGTCACGTTACTACTGGAGTGTGGAAGGCCCATCTACACGCCCTC CTTTGCTTACAGCGTGCTGCGAAGGTTCTTACCTGAAGAAAAGGTCGAGTCAATTAAGGGTCTTGCTTTAACGGCTGATGGAAAAGGGGCCGTGTTTGATGTGGCTGCTGAAGATCTGGACTTGTTTCTCAAgg GCCAGGAAGGTGCTGGTGGGGTTAGCTTGGATGTTGTGAAGTTATTGCCACGGTTGCAAGACAGAGACCAGGTAAGAGGTGCAAGATTTGGGAGTGGTGGTCGTGGTGGCTTTTCTGATAGGAGGGGGGGTGGTAATCGGTTCTCTGGGGGAAGAGGGGGAAGAGGCGGTTCATCTGATAGGAGGAATGGTCAGTTCTCCAAAAGTCCAAGCGGTGGGGGAGGTTTCAGAAATAACAGCCGtaaatggtga